The following coding sequences are from one Roseburia hominis A2-183 window:
- a CDS encoding CarD family transcriptional regulator: MFEIGEYIVYGVKGVCRIEDITHIDISGADKDRLYYVLAPVGDGSGRIYAPTDNQKITMRKVISREEADQLIEDMPKIEQLWVPDDRQREARYKEAMNTCDYRAWVSIVKTLYIRKQERTAQGKKITALDERYMRTAENELYSELSLTLGIPKDEMEQYIRERLTQ, from the coding sequence ATGTTTGAGATCGGTGAGTATATTGTGTATGGAGTGAAGGGTGTATGCCGGATTGAGGATATTACCCACATTGACATTTCCGGGGCGGATAAAGACCGTTTGTATTATGTTCTTGCCCCGGTTGGCGATGGCAGTGGAAGGATCTATGCACCGACGGACAATCAGAAGATTACGATGCGCAAAGTGATTTCCAGGGAGGAAGCGGATCAGCTGATTGAGGATATGCCTAAGATCGAGCAGCTCTGGGTGCCGGATGACAGGCAGAGAGAGGCGAGATACAAGGAGGCAATGAACACCTGCGATTACCGTGCGTGGGTCAGCATTGTAAAGACACTATACATCAGAAAACAGGAGCGCACGGCACAGGGAAAGAAGATCACGGCGCTGGACGAGCGCTACATGCGGACAGCGGAGAATGAACTGTACAGTGAACTCTCGCTCACACTCGGCATACCGAAGGATGAGATGGAGCAGTATATCAGAGAGCGGCTGACGCAATAA
- a CDS encoding ATP-binding protein has translation MQIQTEQPKNGADEHILVCLSSSPSNARIIHTAAKMAKVLHAKFTAIYVQTDSVESEKNRLRLEQNIQLAQGLGAEIIMTHGEDVPLQISEYVRLSDVTKIVIGQSSARRRGLFGKPTLTEKLISVAPNVDIHIIPDALNYVRPHRRRLLFGAETPSLRDIGVTVLSLAVCTAIGFLFDHLDFPDTNIVTVYILGVLMVSVLTKGYLCSMAGSLLSVVLFGFFLTEPQLSFKTYAVGYPVTFAVMLVASVLTGTLASKLKDHARLSARSAFRTQVLFDTDRLLQKAKSNDDILSVTCMQLSRLLDRSIVAYTKSENGMSTGRLFAEKKYTYSENLLNAAEQKAAEWAFQNGRRTGATTAQFGKSECLYLAIRAGSRVYGVIGIPMRPEKPDSFENSIVLSVVNECALAMDNTHNAAEKERAADLAKSEQLRADLLRSISHDLRTPLCSISGNADTLLHNGNCLDETTKQQIYKDIYDDSEWLIDVVENLLYVTRLNDGRLKLELTNQLVDEVISEAVSHLKQKSVGHTVTVKCDDLILARMDAQLIVQVIVNLIDNALKYTEQGSEICVSAEKQGKYAVIRVADNGSGIPDDMKSHIFEMFYTGKSTVADSRRSFGIGLTLCKSIVELHGGTLTLRDNVPCGCVFTFTLPLSEVTLNE, from the coding sequence ATGCAAATACAAACCGAACAGCCAAAAAACGGTGCGGACGAGCATATCCTTGTCTGCCTTTCCTCTTCACCGTCCAATGCACGGATCATACATACCGCCGCAAAGATGGCTAAGGTTCTTCATGCAAAATTTACCGCCATCTATGTGCAAACCGATTCGGTTGAAAGCGAAAAAAATCGGCTGCGGCTTGAACAAAACATTCAGCTTGCGCAAGGGCTTGGCGCTGAGATCATTATGACGCACGGCGAGGATGTGCCGCTACAGATTTCGGAATATGTCCGGCTTTCAGATGTGACCAAAATCGTGATCGGACAAAGCAGCGCCCGCCGCAGAGGACTGTTTGGAAAACCCACCCTAACTGAAAAACTGATTTCGGTCGCTCCCAATGTGGATATTCATATCATTCCAGACGCACTGAACTATGTAAGACCGCACCGGCGCCGTTTGCTTTTCGGTGCAGAAACACCTTCGTTGCGGGATATTGGCGTGACCGTTCTGTCACTTGCCGTATGCACGGCGATCGGTTTTTTGTTCGATCATCTCGATTTCCCCGACACAAATATCGTTACGGTCTACATTCTCGGCGTACTGATGGTCTCCGTTTTGACCAAAGGATATCTTTGCAGTATGGCAGGCTCGCTTTTAAGTGTTGTATTGTTCGGATTTTTCCTTACCGAACCACAGCTATCATTCAAAACCTATGCTGTAGGCTATCCCGTTACCTTTGCCGTCATGCTGGTAGCTTCCGTTCTCACCGGCACGCTTGCCTCGAAGCTTAAGGATCATGCGAGACTTTCAGCTCGTTCTGCGTTCCGCACGCAGGTGCTGTTCGACACCGACCGTCTGCTGCAAAAAGCGAAAAGCAACGATGATATCTTAAGTGTGACCTGTATGCAGCTCTCCCGGCTGCTTGACCGCAGTATTGTTGCTTATACAAAAAGTGAAAATGGAATGTCGACCGGACGGCTTTTCGCCGAAAAAAAGTACACATACTCTGAAAATCTGCTGAACGCTGCAGAACAGAAAGCCGCAGAATGGGCATTTCAAAACGGTCGCCGTACAGGAGCAACAACAGCACAGTTCGGAAAATCCGAATGTCTTTATCTTGCGATCCGTGCAGGGAGCAGAGTCTATGGAGTGATCGGAATACCGATGAGACCTGAAAAGCCCGATTCATTCGAAAACAGCATCGTGCTGTCAGTTGTGAACGAATGTGCTCTGGCAATGGATAATACACACAACGCTGCTGAAAAAGAACGGGCAGCAGATCTTGCAAAAAGCGAGCAGCTGCGCGCCGACCTTTTGAGGTCGATCTCACATGATCTACGCACGCCTCTTTGCTCGATTTCAGGCAATGCGGACACACTTTTGCATAACGGAAACTGCTTGGACGAAACGACAAAGCAACAGATATATAAAGATATATATGACGATTCCGAGTGGCTGATTGACGTAGTGGAAAATCTGTTGTATGTTACACGGCTGAATGACGGACGCCTGAAGCTGGAGCTTACCAACCAGCTTGTAGACGAAGTGATCAGTGAAGCCGTTTCACATTTGAAGCAGAAGTCTGTCGGGCACACGGTAACGGTGAAGTGTGACGATTTGATTCTTGCACGCATGGACGCACAGCTTATCGTACAGGTCATCGTCAATCTTATCGACAACGCTTTGAAATATACCGAACAAGGCTCGGAGATCTGCGTAAGTGCAGAAAAGCAAGGAAAATACGCCGTGATCCGTGTTGCAGATAACGGTAGCGGAATCCCCGACGATATGAAATCGCATATTTTTGAAATGTTTTACACTGGAAAAAGTACAGTTGCCGACAGCCGCAGAAGCTTTGGGATCGGTCTTACCTTATGCAAATCGATCGTAGAACTGCACGGCGGAACGCTGACGCTTAGGGATAATGTGCCGTGCGGCTGTGTATTTACCTTTACTTTACCGCTTAGCGAGGTGACTCTGAATGAATAA
- a CDS encoding GNAT family N-acetyltransferase: MLETERLLLRKWTEEDADSLFEYAKDPEVGPIAGWPPHRSREESLDVIRNVLNGRECYAICEKGNPKAIGAIELILNRHNDTENHDEECELGYWLGKPFWGRGYMPEAAREMIRHGFEDLGMNTIWCGYFEGNQKSKRVQEKIGFVYHHTREKVSVPLMKEARTEHRNIMTKERWMAEREKNCGKV; the protein is encoded by the coding sequence ATGTTAGAAACGGAACGGCTGCTATTGAGAAAGTGGACAGAGGAAGACGCGGACAGTTTATTTGAATATGCAAAAGACCCGGAGGTTGGTCCGATTGCAGGATGGCCGCCGCACCGGTCAAGAGAGGAAAGCCTGGATGTGATCCGGAATGTACTAAACGGCAGAGAGTGCTATGCGATCTGCGAAAAGGGAAATCCAAAAGCAATCGGTGCGATTGAACTGATATTAAACAGACATAACGATACGGAAAATCATGACGAGGAATGTGAGCTGGGGTACTGGCTTGGAAAACCTTTCTGGGGAAGAGGCTATATGCCGGAGGCAGCAAGAGAAATGATCCGTCATGGATTTGAAGATCTCGGCATGAATACCATATGGTGCGGATATTTTGAGGGCAATCAGAAGTCAAAAAGAGTGCAGGAGAAGATTGGCTTTGTATATCATCACACACGGGAAAAGGTATCCGTGCCGTTAATGAAGGAAGCGCGTACCGAACATCGAAATATAATGACGAAAGAGCGCTGGATGGCGGAGAGAGAAAAGAATTGTGGAAAAGTATGA
- a CDS encoding chromate transporter encodes MIYLKLFLNFLMIGALSFGGGYGMVSLVRETVISNGWLTESEFLNFIAVSESTPGPLAVNMATFIGSTQGGILGSFLATLGVVLPSFIIILLIAAVLKNLMKYAGVNAFLSGVRPCVIAMILATAIGMAISTLLGFTDIYSALAPDPKSILVFAILWLTHFGYKRIKKTAPSSIIMILFSAALGILLWGV; translated from the coding sequence ATGATCTACCTGAAATTATTCCTGAATTTTTTAATGATCGGTGCCCTTTCCTTCGGCGGCGGATACGGAATGGTTTCCCTTGTAAGAGAAACAGTCATTTCAAACGGCTGGCTAACGGAAAGCGAATTCTTAAATTTCATTGCCGTTTCGGAATCGACGCCCGGTCCGCTTGCCGTTAATATGGCGACATTTATAGGTTCCACGCAAGGTGGCATTCTCGGCTCGTTTCTTGCTACGCTCGGCGTTGTTCTTCCGTCTTTCATTATTATACTTTTAATTGCGGCGGTACTCAAAAACCTGATGAAATATGCCGGTGTCAACGCTTTTCTCTCCGGCGTCCGCCCCTGCGTTATCGCAATGATTCTCGCTACGGCAATCGGTATGGCCATATCAACATTGCTTGGTTTTACGGATATTTATTCGGCGCTTGCTCCGGATCCTAAATCCATTTTGGTCTTTGCCATTCTGTGGCTGACACATTTCGGATATAAAAGAATCAAAAAAACTGCACCGTCGTCGATTATAATGATACTCTTTTCTGCCGCACTCGGCATACTGCTTTGGGGAGTATAA
- a CDS encoding thymidine kinase produces the protein MAKLYYYYGAMGSSKTANALMTHFNYEEVGQKALLCKPAIDARDGERTVYSRIGLQHDCILLEELQQMKEEEIRGYDCIIVDEVQFATPQQVDFLSDIVDFMDVPVVCYGLRADFRNLLFPGSERLIAIADVIQELKTVCWCGRKATCNTRYNEHGIVRSGPQVMLGANDSYVALCRRHFKLGMLGPDAEAKEQCAE, from the coding sequence ATGGCAAAATTATATTATTACTATGGTGCAATGGGAAGTTCTAAGACGGCAAATGCGCTGATGACGCATTTTAACTATGAGGAAGTGGGACAGAAAGCGCTGTTATGTAAACCGGCGATCGATGCCAGAGATGGCGAGCGGACGGTATATTCAAGGATCGGGCTTCAACATGACTGCATTCTGTTAGAAGAACTGCAGCAGATGAAGGAGGAGGAGATTCGCGGATATGACTGCATCATTGTAGACGAGGTGCAGTTTGCCACGCCGCAGCAGGTGGATTTTCTGTCTGATATTGTGGATTTTATGGATGTGCCGGTGGTCTGTTATGGACTGCGCGCAGATTTCCGTAACCTGCTGTTCCCTGGGAGTGAGCGTCTGATTGCGATTGCGGATGTGATCCAGGAGTTAAAGACGGTGTGCTGGTGCGGCAGAAAAGCTACCTGTAATACGAGATACAACGAGCATGGTATTGTGCGCTCTGGCCCGCAGGTCATGTTAGGAGCAAACGACAGCTATGTGGCGCTCTGCAGAAGACATTTTAAGCTGGGAATGTTAGGACCCGATGCCGAAGCAAAAGAACAGTGTGCGGAGTAG
- a CDS encoding DUF4317 domain-containing protein — translation MNKKDILELKRRFKKDACTFTRLCGCYVDADRNKVTTFGETFLNLEDEEFYKYLEIAKKVMSGTIDNNILELEFPTAEEAPGGRQQFLMGLRESALKNDDLMDTFYDLVIENYSYVGNYLILVFHDAYDVMTKTSDNNKLDESEEVYEYLLCAICPVTLTKPGLGYREDENRIGPRIRDWVVGVPDTGFVFPAFTDRSSDIHSVMFYTRDTKTPHAEFMESGLGCGTKLTATEKKLTFQSIVKEVIGEDEEESDAVFGDIQENLNNMIPVTEDETVEPEPVIVTRSAIADVLAESGVTEEQAAVIENTYENVFGEELPEAGQLVDPKLVEANGKRKEKLELVKQVENLKQQLEETRSVPVSEGDADGEDVPAVKTYDVILRVKPEKVGQIHSQVIDGQKCLVIPMDEDEHAAVNGVNTTV, via the coding sequence ATGAATAAAAAAGATATCTTGGAGTTAAAAAGACGTTTTAAAAAAGATGCCTGCACCTTCACCAGACTCTGCGGCTGCTACGTCGACGCAGACCGCAACAAGGTCACAACCTTCGGGGAGACCTTCTTAAATCTGGAGGATGAGGAATTCTATAAATACCTGGAAATTGCCAAAAAGGTTATGTCCGGCACGATCGACAACAACATTCTGGAACTGGAATTTCCGACTGCCGAGGAAGCACCGGGCGGAAGACAGCAGTTTTTGATGGGTCTGCGCGAGAGCGCATTAAAAAACGATGACCTCATGGACACCTTCTATGATCTTGTCATTGAGAATTACAGTTATGTCGGGAATTATCTGATTCTGGTGTTCCATGATGCCTATGATGTGATGACGAAGACCTCCGACAACAATAAGCTGGACGAGTCCGAGGAAGTCTACGAGTATCTGCTGTGCGCCATCTGTCCGGTTACCCTGACCAAGCCGGGACTTGGCTACCGCGAGGACGAGAACCGCATCGGGCCGCGCATCCGCGACTGGGTGGTCGGCGTTCCGGACACCGGTTTCGTTTTTCCGGCATTTACCGACCGCAGCAGCGATATTCACTCCGTGATGTTCTACACCAGGGATACCAAGACACCGCACGCGGAATTCATGGAATCCGGTCTCGGCTGTGGCACCAAGCTGACCGCCACCGAGAAAAAGCTGACATTCCAGAGCATCGTCAAAGAAGTCATCGGTGAGGATGAGGAAGAGAGCGACGCTGTCTTCGGGGATATCCAGGAAAATCTGAACAATATGATTCCGGTCACGGAGGACGAGACGGTGGAACCGGAACCGGTCATCGTCACCAGATCCGCCATTGCAGATGTCCTTGCAGAAAGCGGTGTCACCGAGGAACAGGCAGCCGTCATTGAGAACACCTATGAAAATGTATTTGGCGAGGAACTTCCGGAAGCCGGACAGTTAGTTGATCCGAAGCTTGTGGAAGCCAACGGAAAGCGCAAAGAAAAGCTGGAGCTGGTAAAGCAGGTGGAAAACTTAAAGCAACAGCTCGAGGAGACGCGCTCCGTTCCGGTCTCGGAGGGAGATGCCGATGGCGAAGATGTCCCTGCCGTCAAGACCTACGATGTCATCCTGCGCGTCAAGCCGGAAAAAGTCGGACAGATTCACTCCCAGGTCATCGACGGGCAGAAATGTCTGGTCATTCCGATGGACGAAGATGAGCACGCCGCTGTCAACGGTGTCAATACCACCGTATAA
- a CDS encoding potassium channel family protein → MKNILLIGLGRFGKHIALQLNKLGHEVMAVDSNEERINEILPIVTNAQIGDSTNTEFLKSLGIGNFDVCIVTIGGNFQNSLETTSLLKELGAKLVVSRAERDVQAKFLLRNGADEVVYPEKQVAKWASIRYTADHIRDYIEVDDSHAIFEVEVPEEWIGKTVGELDIRRKYSINIMATKENRKINMAVSPETVLTDKITLLVLGAYKELQKCFRI, encoded by the coding sequence ATGAAAAACATATTGTTGATAGGTCTCGGCAGATTCGGTAAGCATATTGCTTTACAACTGAACAAACTCGGGCATGAGGTGATGGCAGTAGACAGCAACGAAGAAAGAATAAATGAAATCCTGCCGATCGTCACCAATGCACAGATCGGCGACAGCACAAATACGGAGTTTTTAAAGTCGCTCGGTATCGGCAACTTTGATGTATGTATCGTCACCATCGGAGGTAATTTTCAAAACTCACTTGAAACTACTTCTTTGCTGAAAGAACTCGGTGCAAAATTAGTTGTGTCCCGCGCCGAGCGTGATGTACAGGCAAAATTCCTTCTGCGCAACGGAGCGGACGAGGTCGTTTACCCGGAAAAACAGGTGGCAAAATGGGCTTCTATTCGGTATACCGCCGACCACATTCGGGATTACATCGAGGTTGATGATTCTCATGCCATTTTTGAAGTAGAGGTACCAGAGGAATGGATCGGCAAAACCGTCGGAGAGCTCGACATCCGCAGGAAATACAGCATCAATATTATGGCGACTAAGGAGAACAGAAAAATCAATATGGCAGTCTCGCCGGAAACTGTTCTTACAGACAAGATCACACTTTTGGTTCTCGGTGCTTATAAAGAGCTGCAAAAGTGTTTTCGCATTTAA
- a CDS encoding GNAT family N-acetyltransferase — protein sequence MNEILVKQLAIDFCTEEGAVTSRENIFTVYTPLQGRRIFEEGECFLKIACINGKILASGKKDIIAWVRETFKDRSGAWFMDVEALHELEAGLKMFHCQIAQAHPFYIATEMSEVDTKDYEIRIFEGEELEPFRGDERFGEAFLFHELPKDEIGVGAYRDGVLLGMAGATSDSDSMWQIGINVMPEAEGLGIGSMLVAVLKNEILKRGKLPFYGTSMSHIASQRVALGAGFVPMWAELYCKSCK from the coding sequence ATGAACGAGATATTGGTAAAGCAGCTGGCGATTGATTTCTGTACAGAGGAAGGAGCAGTTACCAGCAGGGAAAATATCTTCACGGTGTATACCCCGCTGCAGGGACGCAGGATTTTTGAAGAAGGGGAATGTTTTCTGAAGATTGCCTGCATCAATGGCAAGATTCTTGCATCCGGTAAGAAGGATATTATTGCATGGGTGAGGGAAACATTTAAAGACAGAAGCGGCGCCTGGTTCATGGACGTGGAAGCTTTACATGAGCTGGAAGCAGGTTTAAAAATGTTCCACTGCCAGATTGCACAGGCTCATCCATTTTATATTGCGACCGAAATGTCCGAGGTAGACACGAAAGATTATGAGATCCGAATCTTTGAGGGAGAAGAACTGGAGCCATTCAGAGGAGATGAACGCTTTGGAGAAGCATTTCTCTTTCATGAGCTGCCCAAGGATGAAATTGGGGTAGGAGCTTACAGAGATGGCGTCCTTCTTGGCATGGCGGGCGCTACAAGCGACAGCGACAGCATGTGGCAGATTGGAATTAATGTGATGCCGGAGGCAGAAGGACTTGGAATAGGTTCCATGCTTGTTGCGGTCCTGAAAAACGAGATCTTAAAGCGCGGGAAACTTCCGTTTTATGGCACCTCAATGTCACATATAGCATCGCAGAGAGTAGCACTTGGGGCGGGATTTGTGCCGATGTGGGCGGAACTGTATTGTAAGTCCTGCAAGTAA
- a CDS encoding TrkH family potassium uptake protein encodes MLEIIHRKKRLSSFKLIALGFAGVIVLGALILMLPFSSNTGSVTPFHEALFTSTSAVCVTGLVVQDTGSYWSAFGQAVILLLIQIGGLGVVTVAATFAMLSGRKISLMQRSTMQDAISAPKVGGIVRLTRFIVRGTFLIELIGMVAMLPVFCRDHGFKGIWMAAFHSVSAFCNAGFDILGTTENKYPSLTGYVGEPTINIVIMILIIVGGIGFLTWDDICTNRWHFKKYRMQSKVILVTSVILIIVPAIFFFLFDFTGLPPGEKILASLFQSVTPRTAGFNTADLTAMTESSKAIMILLMLVGGSPGSTAGGIKTTTLAVLILNAFSVCRKKNDTEVYGRRLECSAVKSASTIAVIYFLLFFIGGIIISTAEGMPLSACLYETASAVGTVGLTLGVTPQLSVFSQFILIVLMYLGRVGGLTLIYAAISNKNQSGAKLPLEKITVG; translated from the coding sequence ATGCTTGAAATTATACATAGAAAAAAACGGCTGTCATCCTTTAAGCTGATCGCTCTGGGTTTTGCCGGAGTCATTGTACTTGGAGCACTTATCTTGATGCTACCATTTTCATCAAACACCGGATCTGTTACACCATTTCATGAGGCACTGTTCACTTCAACCTCCGCTGTTTGCGTTACGGGGCTTGTTGTGCAGGATACAGGCAGCTATTGGTCCGCTTTCGGGCAGGCGGTGATTTTGCTGCTTATTCAGATAGGCGGACTTGGCGTTGTGACGGTTGCTGCAACATTTGCCATGCTTTCCGGCAGAAAAATATCGCTGATGCAACGCAGCACCATGCAGGATGCCATTTCAGCCCCAAAAGTCGGCGGCATCGTTCGCCTGACTCGCTTTATTGTACGTGGGACTTTTCTGATCGAACTTATCGGAATGGTTGCCATGCTACCGGTATTTTGCAGAGATCACGGTTTCAAAGGAATTTGGATGGCGGCGTTTCATTCGGTCTCCGCTTTTTGCAATGCAGGATTCGACATACTCGGCACCACCGAAAACAAATATCCATCTCTTACGGGATACGTCGGAGAGCCGACAATAAACATTGTAATTATGATTTTAATCATCGTGGGCGGCATTGGCTTTTTGACTTGGGATGATATCTGTACAAACAGGTGGCATTTCAAAAAATACCGTATGCAAAGCAAGGTAATATTAGTAACATCGGTGATTCTTATTATCGTCCCCGCAATATTTTTTTTCCTCTTCGATTTCACAGGACTGCCGCCCGGTGAGAAGATCCTTGCCTCGCTTTTTCAGTCTGTCACACCGAGAACCGCCGGATTCAACACCGCCGACCTTACCGCCATGACTGAATCTTCCAAAGCAATTATGATCCTGCTGATGCTTGTCGGCGGCTCACCCGGTTCCACCGCCGGCGGTATAAAAACGACTACGCTTGCCGTTCTGATCTTGAACGCATTTTCCGTCTGCCGTAAAAAAAACGATACTGAAGTCTATGGCAGACGGCTTGAATGCTCGGCGGTAAAAAGCGCCTCAACCATCGCCGTAATATATTTCCTGTTATTTTTTATCGGCGGCATTATTATCAGCACGGCAGAAGGCATGCCGCTTAGCGCCTGCCTTTACGAAACGGCATCCGCCGTCGGAACGGTCGGCCTTACGCTCGGCGTAACGCCGCAGCTCAGTGTTTTTTCTCAGTTTATTTTGATCGTCTTAATGTATCTGGGAAGAGTCGGTGGACTTACCCTGATCTATGCGGCGATCTCTAATAAAAATCAGAGCGGTGCAAAACTGCCGCTCGAAAAGATCACAGTCGGATAA
- a CDS encoding sugar kinase has product MAKKVVTFGEIMLRLAPEGYYRFVQAGTYGATYGGGEANVAVSLANYGMDASFVTKLPAHEIGQAGVNALRQYGVDTSDIVRGGDRVGIYFLEKGASQRPSKVIYDRAGSSIATATTADFDWDKIFDGADWFHFTGITPALGDNVAAICLEACKAAKAKGITVSCDLNYRNKLWSKEKAGQVMGELCKYVDVCISNEEDANDVFGIKSEGTEVTAGELNKEGYKEVAQKLTDRFGFKKVAITLRTSISANDNRWAAMLYEDGQSYFSKEYLMHIVDRVGGGDSFGGGLIYACLNDYDPQSTIEFAVAASCLKHSVEGDFNMVSVDEVKKLAGGDASGRVQR; this is encoded by the coding sequence ATGGCAAAGAAAGTCGTTACATTTGGTGAGATTATGCTTCGTCTTGCACCGGAAGGATACTATCGTTTTGTACAGGCTGGTACCTACGGCGCTACTTACGGCGGCGGTGAGGCAAACGTTGCAGTATCTCTTGCAAACTACGGAATGGATGCAAGCTTTGTTACAAAGCTTCCGGCTCATGAGATCGGACAGGCTGGTGTGAATGCATTAAGACAGTACGGTGTAGACACTTCCGATATCGTTCGCGGCGGTGACCGTGTAGGTATCTACTTCCTTGAGAAGGGTGCAAGCCAGAGACCGTCCAAGGTTATTTATGACCGCGCAGGTTCTTCCATTGCAACAGCAACGACTGCTGATTTTGACTGGGATAAGATTTTTGACGGTGCTGACTGGTTCCACTTCACAGGAATCACTCCTGCACTTGGTGACAACGTTGCAGCAATCTGCTTAGAGGCATGCAAGGCTGCAAAGGCTAAGGGCATTACTGTAAGCTGCGACTTAAACTACCGCAACAAGCTGTGGTCCAAGGAGAAAGCCGGACAGGTGATGGGCGAGCTTTGCAAGTATGTAGACGTATGTATCTCCAACGAGGAAGATGCAAACGACGTATTCGGCATCAAGTCTGAGGGTACAGAGGTTACCGCAGGCGAACTGAACAAGGAAGGCTACAAAGAGGTTGCACAGAAGTTAACAGACCGTTTTGGATTCAAGAAGGTTGCAATCACATTAAGAACTTCCATCTCCGCAAACGATAACCGTTGGGCAGCAATGCTTTACGAGGATGGTCAGAGCTACTTCTCCAAGGAGTACTTAATGCACATCGTTGACCGTGTCGGCGGCGGCGATTCCTTCGGCGGCGGACTGATCTACGCTTGCTTAAACGACTACGATCCGCAGTCTACGATCGAGTTTGCAGTAGCAGCAAGCTGCTTAAAGCATTCTGTTGAGGGTGACTTCAACATGGTAAGCGTTGACGAGGTCAAGAAACTGGCTGGCGGCGATGCTTCCGGACGTGTACAGAGATAA
- a CDS encoding response regulator, with protein sequence MNKPLILVVEDDRPVRNLIVTTLKSHDYRYLTAENGHGAIMEATSHNPDIVLLDLGLPDIDGTQVIESIRSWSNMPIIVISARSEDRDKIMALDAGADDYLTKPFSVEELLARLRVTQRRLLLLQASGDADTPIFENGELKIDYAAGCAYLKGEELHLTPIEYKLLCLLSHNVGKVLTHTYITQQIWGSSWENDIASLRVFMATLRKKLELQKDSPQYIQTHIGVGYRMLRVD encoded by the coding sequence ATGAATAAACCGCTTATACTTGTTGTGGAAGACGACCGCCCAGTCCGCAATCTGATCGTAACAACATTAAAGTCGCACGATTACCGTTATCTGACTGCGGAGAACGGACATGGTGCGATTATGGAGGCGACCTCCCATAACCCTGATATCGTTCTGCTGGATCTGGGTCTACCGGATATTGACGGCACACAGGTGATCGAAAGCATCCGCTCATGGTCGAATATGCCCATTATTGTGATCAGTGCGCGTAGCGAGGATCGTGATAAAATTATGGCACTTGACGCCGGGGCGGATGACTATTTGACAAAGCCATTTTCCGTAGAAGAGCTTTTGGCACGGCTTCGTGTCACACAAAGAAGGCTGTTGCTCCTGCAAGCAAGTGGCGATGCCGACACCCCAATTTTTGAAAACGGCGAGCTTAAAATTGATTATGCCGCTGGTTGCGCTTACTTAAAAGGGGAAGAATTGCATCTTACCCCGATTGAATACAAGCTTTTATGTCTGCTCTCCCATAATGTCGGAAAGGTTCTGACGCACACCTATATCACACAGCAGATCTGGGGCAGCAGCTGGGAAAACGATATTGCCTCGCTGCGGGTGTTTATGGCGACACTGCGTAAAAAACTGGAGCTGCAAAAGGACAGTCCGCAATACATTCAGACGCATATCGGCGTTGGTTATCGGATGCTGCGGGTAGACTGA
- a CDS encoding chromate transporter, translating into MRKEWTLFFTFLKIGAFTFGGGYAMIALLENEFVERKKWIKKDDFLNMVAIAESTPGPVAINSATYIGYKIAGLFGAAAATVAVCIPSFTVIFCISLFFDQFLSLTWVSRAFRGIQVCVIYLISSAGLKMLKTIERNAFNTVILLSVIAAMLACTVFAVSFSSVYYILICGTAGLAIFFLKKLRKGNGN; encoded by the coding sequence ATGAGAAAAGAATGGACTTTATTTTTTACCTTTCTTAAAATCGGCGCTTTTACCTTCGGCGGCGGATATGCTATGATTGCGTTGCTTGAAAACGAATTTGTAGAACGCAAGAAGTGGATCAAAAAGGACGACTTTCTGAATATGGTAGCCATTGCCGAGTCTACACCCGGACCGGTTGCAATCAACAGCGCCACATATATCGGCTACAAAATTGCAGGCTTGTTCGGTGCTGCGGCGGCTACCGTGGCGGTTTGTATTCCTTCGTTTACCGTAATTTTTTGCATCTCACTGTTTTTTGATCAATTCTTAAGCCTTACATGGGTTTCCCGTGCTTTCCGCGGAATACAGGTATGTGTGATCTATCTGATTTCCTCTGCCGGGCTGAAAATGCTGAAAACCATTGAAAGAAATGCCTTCAACACGGTCATTTTGCTGTCGGTCATTGCTGCAATGCTGGCGTGCACTGTTTTCGCCGTTTCTTTTTCTTCCGTTTACTATATTCTGATTTGCGGTACAGCAGGACTTGCGATTTTCTTCCTGAAAAAACTGCGGAAAGGAAACGGCAATTAA